Proteins from a single region of Acidobacteriota bacterium:
- a CDS encoding ATP-binding cassette domain-containing protein: MPSSPAIACDAIEKSFGAVRAVQSLTLNVPEGSVYGILGPNGSGKTTSIRMMVGIYMPDSGTVTVHGKPVSDETKDGIGYLPEERGLYAKMKVRELLEFFARLKGLPAAESRTRVKQWLARVELSDWAEKKVNDLSKGMQQKIQFIVAVIADPEILILDEFSSGLDPVNANLLMEILLEQRAQGKTILLSTHRMEEAERLCDHVCLINKGRKVLDGRLASLRAAAGKSTVRVDYTGDPAVLRQAPGVLRTDDFGNYAELKLAPDAQSPAAVSSLLRFLAPQLSITRFEQLQPTLNQIFLDTVAATTLGTQERAVAARN, encoded by the coding sequence ATGCCTTCATCCCCCGCTATCGCCTGCGATGCCATCGAGAAGTCCTTTGGCGCCGTCCGCGCCGTTCAGTCGCTGACGCTGAACGTGCCTGAGGGCAGCGTCTACGGCATCCTTGGCCCCAACGGCTCCGGCAAAACCACCAGTATCCGGATGATGGTTGGCATTTACATGCCAGACTCCGGCACCGTCACGGTCCACGGCAAGCCGGTGAGCGACGAGACCAAAGACGGTATTGGCTACCTGCCCGAAGAGCGCGGCCTCTATGCCAAAATGAAGGTCCGCGAGCTGCTCGAATTTTTCGCCCGCCTCAAAGGCCTTCCCGCCGCCGAGTCGCGCACGCGCGTGAAGCAATGGCTCGCGCGCGTCGAACTCAGCGATTGGGCCGAAAAGAAGGTCAACGATCTCTCCAAGGGCATGCAGCAAAAAATCCAGTTCATCGTCGCCGTCATCGCCGATCCCGAAATCCTGATCCTCGACGAGTTTTCGAGCGGCCTCGATCCTGTCAACGCCAACCTGCTCATGGAAATCCTGCTGGAGCAGCGCGCCCAGGGCAAGACCATCCTGCTCTCGACCCACCGCATGGAAGAAGCCGAACGCCTCTGCGATCACGTCTGCCTCATCAACAAGGGCCGCAAAGTCCTCGATGGCCGCCTCGCCAGCCTCCGCGCCGCCGCCGGCAAATCGACCGTCCGCGTCGACTACACCGGCGATCCCGCCGTGCTCCGCCAGGCTCCCGGCGTCCTCCGCACCGACGACTTCGGCAACTACGCCGAGCTCAAGCTCGCGCCCGACGCCCAGTCGCCCGCCGCCGTCTCCTCGCTCCTGCGCTTTCTCGCCCCACAGCTCTCCATCACCCGCTTCGAACAACTCCAGCCCACCCTCAACCAGATCTTCTTAGACACCGTCGCGGCGACCACTCTCGGCACCCAAGAGCGCGCGGTCGCCGCAAGAAACTGA
- a CDS encoding ABC transporter ATP-binding protein, translated as MASAETETALRTAVVRADAVSKRYGAGGAATLAVRDVSLQIEPGEFVALMGRSGCGKTTLLNLLGAMDLPTRGHVWLAGQDTSALADDALTALRRRSVGFVFQAFHLLPTLTVEENITVPLRLAGQPAGSRVLELADRLGIASRLAAYPHQLSGGEAQRAALARALIHRPALIIADEPTGNLDTQAAATVIDLLGRLSREQNAAVVMATHSPEAAAHAGRTLHMRDGELIAAQ; from the coding sequence ATGGCGAGCGCCGAGACGGAAACCGCCTTGCGGACAGCCGTAGTGCGAGCCGATGCCGTCAGCAAGCGCTACGGCGCCGGCGGTGCCGCCACGCTCGCCGTCCGCGACGTCTCGCTCCAGATAGAACCTGGCGAGTTCGTTGCCCTCATGGGCCGCAGCGGCTGCGGCAAAACCACGCTGCTGAACCTGCTCGGCGCCATGGACCTGCCCACCCGCGGCCACGTCTGGCTTGCCGGCCAGGACACTTCCGCGCTCGCCGATGACGCTCTCACCGCCCTCCGCCGCCGCTCCGTCGGCTTTGTCTTTCAGGCTTTTCATCTCCTGCCCACGCTCACCGTCGAAGAGAACATCACCGTGCCCCTGCGCCTCGCCGGCCAGCCCGCCGGCTCCCGCGTCCTCGAGCTCGCCGATCGCCTCGGTATCGCCTCCCGCCTCGCTGCCTACCCGCATCAACTCTCCGGCGGCGAAGCGCAGCGCGCCGCGCTCGCCCGCGCCTTGATTCATCGCCCCGCTCTCATCATTGCCGATGAACCCACCGGCAATCTTGACACCCAGGCCGCTGCCACCGTCATCGATCTCCTCGGCCGCCTCAGCCGCGAGCAGAACGCCGCTGTCGTGATGGCGACGCACAGCCCCGAAGCTGCCGCCCACGCCGGCCGCACCCTGCACATGCGCGATGGCGAGCTGATCGCGGCACAGTAA
- a CDS encoding ketoacyl-ACP synthase III, with amino-acid sequence MSNPVRAKITSVGTYVPPRLLTNADLERLVETSHDWIISRTGITERHIVEPGVMATSDMAVEASRDCLRRRGLIDAAGNPDASSVEAILVATVTPDMLFPSTACLVQDKLGAKCWGFDVVAACSGFLYALATGASLIGAGTHKRVMVIGADTMSSIIDYTDRATCVLFGDGAGAVLLEAAAPDEPYGLLDYFHQIEGVGGPNLYMPAGGSRRPASVETVQAREHFVHQEGQSVFKYAVLKMYEICQAILDRNGFKASDLDCFIPHQANLRIIKSTGERLGLDPNKVLVNIGKFGNTTAATIPLGMRDAQDQGLLHPNALVLLAAVGAGYTAGAQLIRWAI; translated from the coding sequence ATGTCGAACCCTGTCAGAGCCAAGATCACCTCCGTCGGCACCTATGTGCCTCCCCGCCTGCTCACCAACGCCGACCTGGAAAGATTGGTCGAGACCTCCCACGACTGGATCATCTCCCGTACCGGAATCACCGAGCGCCACATCGTCGAGCCCGGCGTTATGGCCACCAGCGACATGGCGGTGGAAGCCTCGCGCGACTGCCTCCGCCGCCGCGGCCTCATCGATGCTGCCGGCAACCCCGATGCTTCCAGCGTGGAAGCCATCCTCGTCGCCACCGTCACGCCCGACATGCTCTTCCCCTCGACCGCCTGCCTCGTGCAGGACAAGCTGGGCGCCAAGTGTTGGGGCTTTGACGTCGTCGCCGCCTGCAGCGGCTTTCTCTACGCCCTCGCCACCGGCGCCAGCCTCATCGGCGCCGGCACGCATAAGCGCGTCATGGTCATCGGCGCCGATACCATGAGCAGCATCATTGATTACACCGACCGCGCCACCTGCGTCCTCTTTGGCGACGGCGCCGGCGCCGTACTGCTCGAAGCGGCCGCTCCGGACGAGCCCTATGGCCTGCTCGATTACTTCCACCAGATCGAAGGCGTCGGTGGCCCCAACCTCTATATGCCCGCCGGCGGCAGCCGCCGTCCTGCCAGTGTCGAAACCGTCCAGGCGCGCGAGCACTTCGTCCATCAGGAAGGCCAGTCCGTCTTCAAGTACGCCGTCCTGAAAATGTACGAAATCTGCCAGGCTATTCTCGACCGCAACGGCTTCAAAGCCAGTGATCTGGATTGCTTCATCCCCCATCAGGCCAATCTGCGCATCATCAAGTCCACCGGCGAGCGCCTCGGCCTCGATCCCAACAAAGTCCTGGTCAACATCGGCAAATTCGGCAACACCACCGCCGCCACCATTCCGCTGGGCATGCGGGATGCCCAGGACCAGGGCTTGCTGCATCCCAATGCCTTGGTGCTGCTGGCCGCCGTTGGCGCCGGCTACACTGCCGGTGCCCAGCTCATCCGCTGGGCCATTTAG
- a CDS encoding ABC transporter ATP-binding protein yields the protein MAEPALEVDNLIKVYERRGRPAVRAVDGISFSVPGGAIFGLLGPNGAGKTTLLKVLTTLLRPTSGSARVAGFDVAARPLEVRRRIATVLQETAAELLLSVRDNLLTYARFRGLDTREARRRAAAVMEKFQLTPYAEQKVQDLSGGSRRRVQVAKVFLADTPVIFLDEFSTGMDPILKRAIMGYVREEAARGRTIILTTQILSEAEELCDDILIMHHGKQAARGSLQDLKLLSAGVYEISLTFETLPPGIAEAAAALYPLRCDLEGNTLEITLKTGLGRVGDRGAPGPAESQAGGVAQPRQAPRQSMEAQILDLVSALARRGRVLRVEVRGASLEDIFVQLTQATACR from the coding sequence ATGGCCGAGCCTGCTCTCGAGGTCGACAACCTCATTAAAGTTTATGAGCGCCGCGGCAGGCCCGCTGTGCGGGCTGTCGATGGCATCAGCTTCTCCGTCCCGGGCGGCGCCATCTTCGGTCTGCTCGGTCCCAACGGCGCCGGCAAAACCACTCTGCTCAAGGTGCTGACCACTCTGCTGCGTCCGACCAGTGGTAGCGCCCGCGTCGCCGGCTTCGACGTGGCCGCGCGCCCGCTGGAAGTCCGCCGCCGCATCGCCACCGTCTTGCAGGAAACCGCGGCCGAGCTGCTCCTCAGCGTCCGCGATAACCTGCTTACTTACGCCCGCTTTCGTGGTCTTGACACCCGCGAAGCCCGCCGCCGTGCCGCCGCGGTTATGGAAAAATTCCAGCTCACGCCTTACGCCGAGCAAAAAGTGCAGGATTTGAGCGGCGGCTCCCGTCGCCGCGTGCAAGTCGCCAAAGTTTTCCTCGCCGACACGCCCGTTATCTTCCTCGACGAGTTCTCCACCGGCATGGACCCCATCCTCAAGCGCGCCATCATGGGCTACGTGCGCGAGGAAGCTGCCCGCGGCCGCACCATCATCCTCACCACCCAGATCCTGAGCGAGGCCGAGGAACTCTGCGACGACATCCTCATCATGCATCACGGCAAGCAGGCCGCCCGCGGCAGCTTGCAGGATCTCAAGCTTCTATCCGCCGGCGTCTATGAAATTTCACTCACCTTCGAGACCTTGCCGCCTGGCATCGCCGAAGCGGCTGCCGCGTTGTACCCCCTGCGCTGCGACCTCGAAGGCAACACCCTCGAAATCACCCTGAAGACCGGACTCGGCCGGGTTGGGGACCGCGGGGCCCCCGGCCCGGCCGAGTCGCAAGCGGGTGGCGTGGCGCAGCCACGCCAGGCCCCGCGCCAGTCAATGGAGGCGCAGATTCTCGATCTGGTCAGCGCGCTCGCCCGCCGCGGCCGCGTCCTCCGCGTGGAAGTCCGCGGTGCCAGCCTGGAAGACATCTTCGTCCAGCTCACGCAGGCAACCGCATGCCGGTGA
- a CDS encoding ABC transporter permease: MKILTVIHRELLTRVRTKGFLVITFGFPVLLAAFGLFEYAIIHASQHAAGSVAVVDLSHQVLPALEIAAATPSALGTQLNLEPVTATAATLPAVQQHLRAEALNKTIDGYLVIPADVLTSRTAQYHARNSAALAVNQELNSRLERAVNQAALLHAGVSVSEIKGLMGSFKLDELKITAQGDRSENNASIVVPIALVIVLYLFLLVYGVVTMRAVTEEKTSRVSEVLLSAVDPFSLMMGKILGIAGTGLTQFAVWGLCLALFAGYALTMAKAGGANLAQYLPHNATALFLAVVIFFVLGYLLYASIYAAIGAVVSSEQEAQQMQMPLSMLLVVAIWLAFLVMANPTSPLSVVLSLIPFLAPILMVMRIAVSNPPLWQVLLSMALVAASFWGCTLLTAKIYRVGILMTGKRPNLAELRRWLKYS, from the coding sequence ATGAAAATCCTCACCGTCATCCACCGCGAGCTCCTCACCCGCGTCCGTACCAAAGGCTTCCTCGTCATCACCTTCGGCTTTCCGGTCCTGCTCGCCGCCTTTGGCCTGTTCGAGTACGCCATCATCCACGCCAGCCAGCACGCCGCCGGCTCGGTCGCCGTCGTGGATCTTTCGCACCAGGTCCTGCCCGCGCTGGAAATCGCCGCCGCCACACCCTCGGCCCTCGGCACCCAGCTCAACCTCGAACCGGTCACCGCCACCGCGGCCACGCTCCCTGCCGTCCAGCAGCACTTGCGCGCCGAGGCGCTCAACAAGACTATTGACGGATATCTCGTAATTCCCGCCGATGTCCTCACCAGCCGCACCGCGCAATATCATGCCCGCAACTCCGCCGCCCTGGCCGTGAATCAGGAGCTCAACAGCCGCCTCGAACGCGCCGTCAATCAGGCGGCGCTGCTGCACGCCGGTGTTTCCGTCAGCGAAATCAAGGGCCTCATGGGCAGTTTCAAACTGGACGAGCTCAAAATCACCGCCCAGGGCGACCGCAGCGAGAACAACGCCTCCATCGTGGTCCCGATCGCTCTCGTGATCGTTCTCTATCTGTTCCTGCTCGTCTACGGCGTGGTCACCATGCGCGCCGTCACGGAAGAGAAAACCTCGCGCGTCTCCGAAGTCCTGCTTTCCGCCGTCGATCCCTTCTCGCTCATGATGGGCAAAATTCTCGGTATCGCCGGCACCGGCCTCACGCAATTTGCCGTCTGGGGCCTCTGCCTGGCTCTCTTCGCCGGCTATGCTTTGACCATGGCCAAGGCTGGCGGCGCCAATCTCGCCCAGTACCTCCCCCACAACGCCACCGCGCTTTTCCTCGCCGTCGTGATCTTCTTCGTCCTCGGCTATCTGCTCTACGCCAGCATTTACGCCGCCATCGGCGCCGTGGTCTCGAGCGAGCAGGAAGCCCAGCAGATGCAAATGCCCCTTTCCATGCTGCTCGTCGTTGCCATCTGGCTGGCGTTTCTGGTCATGGCCAATCCCACCAGCCCCCTCAGCGTCGTGCTTTCGCTGATTCCCTTTCTCGCCCCCATTCTCATGGTGATGCGCATTGCGGTCTCCAACCCGCCGCTCTGGCAGGTGCTGCTCTCCATGGCGCTGGTCGCCGCTTCCTTCTGGGGCTGCACCCTGCTTACGGCTAAAATCTACCGTGTGGGCATCCTCATGACGGGCAAGCGTCCCAATCTTGCCGAACTCCGCCGTTGGCTGAAATACTCTTAG
- a CDS encoding carotenoid 1,2-hydratase → MRLLALLFGIFLFATPATFRVATPGYVWHFPQDDFAHPNFATEWWYFTGNLHSAAGQQFGFELTFFRISPQPGADPKHDLYFTHFSITGAADHRFLFHTRARRGNWSQAGVAHRASGFRVWNENWYVDFTAAGPDHLHAAWGGQSLDLAVTPGQRMLNGIHGWSQKGSAPGEASYYYSFPHLQVTGTVQGSTVSGLAWMDHEFATDQLAADQLGWDWLGLHLPTGDLMLYNLRLTGGRRDPHSAGTWRPHGGAPVHLTAADFTMTPLAHWQSYPTSWRVTVPRFGLQFTVTPLVKDQEIRAPAIGVEYWEGAVTVSGGGEGYLELTGYKNRFRLLQ, encoded by the coding sequence ATGCGCCTCCTCGCGCTTTTGTTCGGTATCTTCCTCTTCGCTACGCCCGCCACCTTCCGCGTCGCCACGCCCGGCTACGTCTGGCATTTCCCGCAGGACGACTTCGCCCACCCCAACTTCGCCACCGAATGGTGGTACTTCACCGGCAATCTGCACTCTGCCGCGGGCCAACAATTCGGCTTCGAGCTCACCTTCTTCCGTATCTCGCCCCAACCCGGCGCCGACCCAAAGCACGACCTCTACTTCACCCACTTCTCCATCACCGGCGCGGCGGATCATCGCTTCCTGTTCCACACCCGCGCTCGCCGCGGCAACTGGTCGCAGGCAGGCGTCGCCCACCGTGCCTCTGGCTTCCGCGTCTGGAACGAAAATTGGTACGTCGATTTCACCGCCGCCGGTCCCGATCACCTCCACGCCGCCTGGGGCGGCCAATCTCTCGACTTGGCGGTAACGCCCGGTCAGCGCATGCTCAACGGCATCCACGGCTGGAGCCAGAAGGGAAGCGCCCCCGGCGAAGCGTCTTACTATTACTCGTTCCCGCACCTGCAAGTGACCGGCACGGTGCAGGGAAGTACCGTCTCCGGCCTCGCCTGGATGGACCACGAGTTTGCCACCGATCAGCTCGCTGCGGATCAGTTAGGCTGGGACTGGCTCGGCCTGCACCTGCCCACCGGCGATCTCATGCTCTACAATCTCCGCCTCACCGGTGGCCGCCGCGATCCTCATTCCGCGGGCACCTGGCGTCCGCATGGCGGTGCGCCCGTTCACCTCACCGCCGCCGACTTCACCATGACGCCGCTCGCCCACTGGCAGTCGTATCCAACATCCTGGCGCGTCACTGTGCCACGCTTCGGCTTGCAATTCACGGTGACACCGCTGGTAAAAGACCAGGAGATCCGCGCCCCCGCCATCGGTGTCGAATATTGGGAAGGCGCAGTGACCGTCTCTGGCGGTGGTGAAGGCTATCTGGAGTTGACTGGCTATAAAAACCGCTTCCGCCTGTTGCAATAA
- a CDS encoding FtsX-like permease family protein produces MFLRALILRPLRNDWGRTILSLLAIALGVAVVIAIRVANRAAIASFERTTNSLAAQADLLVTGPAPIPLTLLPKLFLLNAHGEITPYIERRAWDPAHQDALEVLGIDLVAEASQRGISLRDPGPIPKATANLPLILLPSAYASRFHLQRGARVDLAMGGGIHAFRTGIAPTGDLALLDLPDALAAFEPNGPGTADGLRVSLAPGASRRAVAARLAALVPAADSVAPPAARVQNQAKMLAAFRANLTALSYIALLIGLFLIYNTVSISVVRRRTAIATLRALGAPRSQVLRLFLAEGAVLALAGGALGVLAGWSLGARALALVEQTVHSLYTSNAAHTSAAAHLIAADWLWGLGLALAAGLLAAWSPARQAAAVAPAQALRPGSAEAVVRTRLGWLGVAAVVLAVLAVVLAHLPAIGRIPWFGFASALAAVLAWAAVTPLTLAQLLPHLRRGRSLPGVAAASLAGALRRSSILTVAVAVAIGIMLGVAIMVGSFRATVSTWIGQQLQNDVFVQAADWDRNRPVPLPPAVIAAASATPGVRAVGAGHSQSWRFRGQPVILETRWRVRGEAALPLRHFLAGGRITRPGQVLVSEPFARRFHLWTGSTLPLTGTQAAARLRIAGVFYDYSSDQGLVVIPRPEYTHLFGPPAATVLGLDAAPGLASSTLQLRVQRALPPRAAIVVADNASIRRQAMAVFDQTFRITYALEIITLLVAILGVANTLLAVVLERAPEFAVLRFLGATRAQIRRLLLAESALIASFALALGWGMGIVLSLILARVINVQSFGWSIQFHPPYLFLAIASVIVWLATVAAGWLPARAAQRSAVPSALEAT; encoded by the coding sequence ATGTTCCTGCGCGCTCTGATCCTGCGGCCGCTGCGCAACGACTGGGGTCGCACCATCCTCAGCCTGCTCGCCATCGCGCTTGGAGTCGCCGTCGTCATCGCCATTCGCGTGGCCAACCGCGCCGCCATCGCCTCCTTTGAGCGCACCACCAACTCCCTCGCCGCTCAGGCCGATCTCCTGGTCACCGGTCCCGCGCCCATTCCGCTGACGCTGCTGCCCAAACTGTTTCTGCTGAACGCCCACGGCGAAATCACCCCTTACATCGAGCGCCGCGCCTGGGACCCCGCGCACCAGGATGCCCTTGAAGTTCTCGGCATCGATCTCGTCGCCGAGGCCAGCCAGCGCGGCATTTCCTTACGCGATCCAGGCCCAATTCCCAAAGCCACCGCGAACCTGCCGCTGATCCTGTTGCCCTCGGCTTACGCTTCACGCTTCCACTTGCAGCGCGGTGCCCGCGTCGACTTGGCCATGGGCGGCGGTATTCACGCCTTCCGCACCGGCATCGCGCCCACGGGCGATCTCGCCCTGCTCGATCTTCCCGATGCCCTCGCCGCCTTCGAGCCCAACGGCCCAGGAACTGCCGATGGTCTTCGCGTCTCGCTCGCCCCGGGCGCCTCGCGCCGCGCCGTGGCCGCGCGCCTCGCCGCTCTCGTCCCCGCGGCGGATAGCGTCGCCCCGCCCGCCGCCCGCGTCCAGAACCAGGCCAAGATGCTGGCCGCCTTCCGCGCCAACCTTACCGCGCTCTCCTACATCGCGCTGCTCATCGGCCTTTTTCTCATCTACAACACCGTTTCTATCTCCGTCGTCCGCCGCCGCACGGCCATTGCCACGCTGCGCGCCCTCGGCGCCCCGCGCAGCCAGGTTCTGCGCTTGTTCCTTGCCGAAGGCGCCGTGCTGGCGCTCGCAGGTGGCGCGCTGGGCGTGCTCGCCGGATGGTCCCTCGGCGCCCGTGCGCTGGCCCTGGTCGAGCAAACCGTCCACAGTCTCTACACCTCGAACGCCGCCCACACCTCCGCCGCAGCACACCTCATCGCCGCCGACTGGCTCTGGGGCCTCGGCCTCGCGCTCGCCGCCGGTCTGCTCGCCGCCTGGTCGCCCGCACGTCAGGCCGCCGCGGTCGCTCCCGCGCAAGCTCTGCGCCCGGGCAGCGCCGAGGCCGTGGTTCGCACCCGCCTGGGCTGGCTCGGCGTTGCGGCTGTGGTTCTGGCCGTGCTCGCGGTGGTTCTGGCGCACTTGCCCGCCATCGGCCGCATCCCCTGGTTCGGCTTCGCCAGCGCGCTCGCCGCTGTGCTCGCCTGGGCTGCGGTCACGCCGCTCACCCTCGCACAACTGTTGCCACACCTGCGCCGCGGCCGCAGCCTGCCCGGCGTCGCCGCTGCCTCGCTCGCCGGCGCCCTCCGCCGCAGCTCCATTCTCACCGTCGCCGTAGCCGTCGCCATCGGCATCATGCTTGGCGTCGCCATCATGGTCGGCAGCTTCCGCGCCACCGTCTCCACCTGGATCGGCCAGCAGCTCCAGAATGATGTCTTCGTCCAGGCCGCCGACTGGGATCGCAATCGTCCCGTCCCGCTTCCGCCCGCCGTGATTGCCGCTGCCTCCGCCACGCCCGGCGTCCGCGCCGTCGGCGCCGGCCATTCGCAATCCTGGCGCTTCCGCGGCCAACCCGTCATCCTTGAAACCCGCTGGCGCGTGCGTGGGGAGGCCGCCCTGCCGCTCCGCCATTTCCTCGCCGGCGGCCGCATCACCCGTCCCGGTCAGGTGCTGGTTTCTGAGCCCTTCGCCCGCCGCTTCCACCTCTGGACCGGCTCCACCCTCCCGCTCACCGGCACGCAGGCCGCCGCACGCCTCCGTATCGCCGGCGTCTTTTACGACTACTCCAGCGATCAAGGTCTCGTCGTCATTCCGCGCCCTGAATACACCCACCTCTTCGGCCCGCCCGCCGCCACGGTTCTCGGCCTCGATGCCGCACCCGGCCTTGCCTCTTCCACTTTGCAATTGCGCGTCCAGCGCGCCCTGCCTCCTCGCGCTGCAATCGTTGTCGCCGACAATGCCTCCATCCGCCGCCAGGCCATGGCTGTCTTCGATCAAACCTTCCGCATCACCTACGCCCTTGAGATCATTACCCTCCTGGTCGCCATTCTCGGCGTCGCCAACACCTTGCTCGCCGTCGTGCTCGAGCGCGCCCCCGAATTCGCGGTCCTGCGCTTCCTCGGTGCCACCCGCGCCCAAATCCGCCGTCTGCTGCTGGCCGAATCCGCCCTGATCGCCTCCTTCGCGCTGGCGCTTGGCTGGGGCATGGGCATCGTGCTCTCGCTGATTCTCGCCCGCGTCATTAATGTGCAATCTTTCGGCTGGTCGATTCAGTTCCATCCGCCTTATCTATTCCTGGCGATTGCCTCAGTCATCGTCTGGCTCGCCACCGTGGCCGCCGGATGGCTTCCCGCCCGCGCCGCCCAGCGCAGCGCCGTGCCCTCGGCTTTGGAGGCTACCTAA
- a CDS encoding carbohydrate porin — protein MNMPVRCPRLLCLCVCLPGLLLGPARARAQAAALTGAGPGVAAPHHPLDARPGWGPREPQPGPRVQPAGDCLCPAACKKVFGPETGFAKRGIDFEGWLQLDGATLGGGLSPARAFDGQYLLDLSATFDTQKLAGWAGGTLLVDMQTHSGPNIVSQYVPAIQDPDNMDAHSFTEIDRAWYRQMLWGQKLQLQVGLMYVDEQFFTVPYGDNFISLNFSSDATISTFVLPTYPRGSFGGSAFFYPVKGVYVSAGVFNDHSAELPYDPGGDLWVTEEGWQHPWRGLPFSLQVGAWHDTGSFQPLAGPVGSVVPGATGAYLVAGQKLWHPAKAPDRGLGAFLQLGSAPPTVAAIDRHAGAGVVWTGAFDARPHDEIGFAFSDGSLSPQGGFLHGFENEFEAYYQIYVSSCLTVQPDVEYWQHPGGRATPNAWLYSIRMQHTF, from the coding sequence ATGAACATGCCCGTACGGTGCCCGCGCCTATTATGCCTCTGTGTCTGCCTTCCTGGATTGCTGCTCGGGCCGGCGCGCGCGCGGGCGCAAGCGGCAGCATTGACTGGCGCGGGGCCTGGCGTGGCTGCGCCACACCACCCGCTTGACGCTCGGCCGGGCTGGGGGCCCCGGGAGCCCCAGCCCGGCCCCCGCGTGCAACCCGCGGGAGACTGCTTATGTCCTGCAGCATGCAAGAAGGTCTTCGGCCCGGAGACGGGGTTCGCCAAGCGCGGCATTGATTTTGAAGGCTGGCTGCAGCTCGATGGCGCGACGCTGGGCGGCGGACTGAGTCCGGCGCGGGCCTTCGACGGGCAGTATCTGCTGGACCTGTCTGCCACGTTTGATACGCAGAAGCTGGCGGGGTGGGCGGGCGGAACGCTGCTGGTGGATATGCAGACGCACAGCGGACCGAATATCGTGAGTCAGTACGTACCGGCGATTCAGGATCCGGACAATATGGACGCGCACTCGTTTACCGAGATTGACCGCGCCTGGTACCGGCAGATGCTGTGGGGGCAGAAGCTGCAACTGCAGGTGGGGCTGATGTATGTGGACGAGCAGTTTTTCACCGTGCCCTACGGGGACAATTTCATTTCGCTGAATTTCTCCTCGGATGCCACGATCAGCACGTTCGTGCTGCCCACGTATCCCAGGGGATCGTTTGGCGGGAGCGCGTTTTTTTACCCGGTGAAAGGCGTGTATGTATCGGCGGGCGTGTTCAACGACCACAGCGCGGAGCTGCCGTACGATCCGGGCGGGGACTTGTGGGTGACCGAAGAGGGTTGGCAGCATCCGTGGCGTGGGCTGCCGTTCAGCCTGCAGGTGGGTGCGTGGCATGACACGGGGAGCTTCCAGCCGTTGGCCGGGCCGGTGGGCAGCGTGGTGCCTGGCGCGACGGGCGCGTATCTGGTGGCGGGGCAGAAGCTGTGGCATCCGGCGAAGGCGCCGGACCGGGGGCTGGGCGCGTTTTTGCAGCTTGGCAGCGCACCGCCGACGGTGGCGGCGATCGACCGGCACGCGGGCGCGGGAGTGGTATGGACGGGGGCGTTCGACGCACGGCCGCACGACGAGATCGGGTTTGCGTTCAGCGACGGCTCGCTATCACCGCAGGGCGGATTTCTGCACGGGTTTGAAAATGAGTTTGAGGCGTACTACCAGATTTACGTCTCGAGCTGTCTGACGGTGCAGCCGGATGTGGAGTATTGGCAGCATCCCGGAGGCAGGGCGACACCGAACGCCTGGCTCTATTCCATTCGCATGCAACACACGTTTTAG
- a CDS encoding type II toxin-antitoxin system VapC family toxin has translation MNWLLDTDVLSQPAKRSGDSRVIAWMEAERARCYTSAIVIAQLAYWVRSREGRRRSELQIWLTELLAALQGRVYSFNVAVAHVWAEQERARALTGHPMPLADSYIAATASRCGLVVATGNERDFQHAGVRVFNPFREL, from the coding sequence GTGAATTGGCTGCTGGATACTGATGTCCTCAGCCAGCCCGCCAAGCGGAGCGGTGACAGCCGCGTGATTGCCTGGATGGAAGCGGAACGGGCGCGGTGCTACACCAGCGCGATCGTGATCGCGCAACTCGCCTACTGGGTGCGCAGCCGTGAGGGGCGGCGGCGGAGCGAGCTGCAGATTTGGTTAACCGAACTGCTGGCGGCATTGCAGGGTCGAGTGTATAGCTTCAACGTGGCCGTGGCGCATGTTTGGGCAGAGCAGGAGCGAGCGCGGGCTCTGACCGGGCACCCCATGCCGCTAGCGGATAGCTACATCGCCGCAACCGCGAGCCGGTGCGGACTGGTTGTCGCTACCGGCAATGAGCGTGATTTCCAGCATGCGGGCGTACGCGTGTTCAACCCATTCCGTGAACTGTAA
- a CDS encoding nucleoside deaminase yields MTEALKLARAAELAGEVPVGAIVVSEGGVILGRGYNRTLLDVDPTAHAELVALREAAWRAGNHRLNGATVYVTIEPCVMCVGALIQARIARLVYGAPEPKSGALHSHPSLAAHPALNHTFAVTSGLLAADCAALVQEFFQKRRC; encoded by the coding sequence ATGACGGAGGCGTTGAAGCTCGCCCGCGCCGCCGAGCTCGCCGGCGAAGTCCCGGTCGGCGCCATTGTCGTCTCCGAGGGTGGCGTCATCCTTGGACGCGGCTACAACCGCACCCTCCTCGACGTCGATCCCACCGCCCACGCCGAACTCGTCGCCCTGCGCGAAGCCGCCTGGCGCGCCGGCAACCATCGCCTCAACGGCGCGACTGTCTACGTCACCATCGAACCCTGCGTCATGTGCGTCGGCGCCCTCATCCAGGCCCGCATCGCCCGCCTCGTCTACGGCGCCCCCGAACCCAAATCCGGCGCCCTCCACTCCCACCCCTCCCTCGCCGCCCACCCCGCCCTCAACCACACCTTCGCCGTCACCTCCGGCCTCCTCGCCGCCGACTGCGCCGCCCTCGTCCAGGAATTCTTCCAGAAGCGCCGTTGCTGA